In Erigeron canadensis isolate Cc75 chromosome 6, C_canadensis_v1, whole genome shotgun sequence, the following are encoded in one genomic region:
- the LOC122603343 gene encoding ferrochelatase-2, chloroplastic, with protein sequence MNIRIQAPCPPSCVKLYPKTTPSSSSSLISQRLVCSSEVVSHLVLQKDVSSSDVGIAHKNTFGRSQKQSLLSKQPLNKDLKASVTSNPQDTSASVVNDGKIGVLLLNLGGPETLDDVQPFLFNLFADPDIIRLPRLFRFLQKPLAQFISVARAPKSKEGYASIGGGSPLRKITDAQANELRKALYEKNVAAEVYVGMRYWHPFTEEAIEQIKKDGVNKLVVLPLYPQFSISTSGSSLRLLENIFREDEYLVNMQHTVIPSWYQREGYIKAMADLIEKELIKFDRPGQVMIFFSAHGVPLAYVEEAGDPYKAEMEECVDLIMDELEKRKINNPYTLAYQSRVGPVEWLKPYTDTTIIELGEKGVKSLLAVPISFVSEHIETLEEIDVEYKELALKSGIEKWGRVPALGCNSTFILDLADAVIESLPYVGAMAVSNIEARQSLVPLGSVEELLATYDSQRRELPAPVTVWEWGFTKSAETWNGRAAMLAVIVLLFLEVSTGEGFLHQWGVLPLQLPLFP encoded by the exons atgaaCATAAGGATTCAAGCTCCATGCCCTCCTTCTTGTGTAAAATTATATCCCAAAACTAcgccttcttcttcttcttctct AATATCGCAACGACTAGTATGCTCTAGTGAAGTGGTATCCCATCTTGTGCTGCAAAAGGATGTTTCTTCTTCGGATGTTGGCATTGCACATAAAAATACTTTTGGGCGGTCTCAAAAGCAATCTTTGCTGTCGAAACAACCTCTCAACAAAGACTTGAAGGCATCAGTAACATCTAATCCGCAAGACACTTCTGCTTCTGTTGTCAATGATGGAAAGATAGGGGTGTTGTTGCTCAACCTTGGAGGTCCAGAGACTCTTGATGATGTGCAACCATTTTTATTCAATCTTTTTGCAGACCCG GATATTATTCGACTTCCAAGATTGTTCCGTTTTCTTCAAAAGCCTTTGGCACAATTTATATCTGTTGCAAGAGCACCTAAGAGCAAGGAAGGGTATGCTTCGATTGGTGGCGGGTCTCCCCTTCGCAAGATAACAGATGCCCAG GCTAATGAGTTGAGGAAGGCGCTTTATGAGAAGAATGTCGCAGCGGAGGTATACGTGGGCATGCGTTACTGGCATCCATTTACCGAGGAAGCAATTGAGCAG ATAAAGAAAGATGGGGTCAACAAGCTGGTTGTGCTTCCTCTCTATCCTCAATTCTCAATATCTACTAGTGGTTCGAGCCTTAGACTTCTTGAAAATATCTTTAG GGAGGACGAATACCTTGTTAATATGCAACACACGGTAATACCGTCTTGGTACCAACGTGAGGGATATATTAAAGCCATGGCTGATTTAATTGAAAAGGAGCTGATAAAATTTGACCGTCCCGGGCAG GTGATGATTTTCTTTAGTGCTCATGGGGTTCCACTTGCATATGTTGAAGAAGCCGGTGATCCATACAAGGCCGAGATGGAAGAATGTGTAGATTTGATTATGGATGAATTagagaaaagaaagataaacaATCCGTACACTCTAGCGTACCAG AGTAGAGTTGGCCCTGTGGAATGGTTGAAACCGTACACTGACACAACAATCATTGAACTTGGGGAGAAAGGCGTCAAAAGTCTTCTAGCCGTACCCATTAG TTTTGTGAGTGAACACATCGAAACATTGGAGGAAATCGATGTTGAGTACAAGGAGTTGGCATTAAAATCTGGTATAGAGAAATGGGGTCGTGTTCCTGCACTGGGGTGCAATTCGACTTTCATCCTAGATTTAGCTGATGCAGTGATTGAAAGCCTCCCATATGTAGGAGCAATGGCAGTATCAAATATTGAAGCTCGACAG TCTTTGGTTCCACTTGGAAGCGTAGAAGAGCTATTGGCAACGTATGATTCACAACGTAGGGAGTTGCCCGCTCCAGTGACAGTTTGGGAGTGGGGTTTTACAAAGAGTGCAGAAACATGGAATGGCAGAGCAGCTATGTTGGCTGTTATTGTTTTGTTATTCTTGGAAGTGAGTACTGGCGAAGGGTTCCTTCATCAATGGGGTGTTTTACCATTACAGCTGCCATTGTTTCCTTGA